From a region of the Pontixanthobacter gangjinensis genome:
- a CDS encoding HU family DNA-binding protein encodes MNKNDLISAVADASGLSKSDASGAVEGVFDSIQTALSNGDEVRLVGFGSFSVAKRKASTGRNPRTGEPMTIKASNQPKFKAGKGLKDAVN; translated from the coding sequence ATGAACAAAAACGATCTGATCAGTGCGGTTGCCGATGCAAGTGGCTTGTCGAAAAGCGACGCCTCAGGTGCAGTAGAAGGCGTGTTCGATTCAATTCAGACCGCATTGTCAAATGGCGATGAAGTGCGCTTGGTAGGCTTCGGCTCATTCTCTGTTGCTAAGCGCAAGGCATCGACCGGCCGCAATCCTCGCACTGGCGAGCCGATGACCATCAAGGCCTCGAACCAGCCCAAGTTCAAAGCGGGCAAGGGCCTAAAGGATGCGGTAAACTGA